The following nucleotide sequence is from Campylobacter coli 76339.
AAATTAGTAATTTTAAATGATAAAAATAAAGAAGAAAAATATTTAAAAAGAGCTTTATATGATGCTTTTTCACGGGATGAGAATTTCACTCTTTTAGAAAGAGAGCATGATTTTAAAGATGAGAATAAGATTATAAAAAGTGAAGATAGCTCTAGTGAAGAAATCCATAAGCTAGGTAATGTTTTGGGCGCTGATTATATTTTAGAATTTGAGATTTTAGATATTACTCAAACAAAACAAAGCAAGATAAGCTATCAAAATAATACAAAAGCAAGTATAAATATAGCCTATAAGCTTATATTTTATCCTACAAGAGAGCTTGTTTTTTCTAAAACTTTCAATACAACTTTTACCTTATCAGGCGATAGTAAAAAAGAGCAAAAAAACTGGGAAAACATTGCTCTATTTATGCAAAGAGAAATGGAAAAATCACTATTTTTTAATACTTTAGAAGAAGATAGTAAGCAAGAAGGGAAAGAAAAAACTTATAAACTTCATGAAAATGGCGGGGTTAATCTTGGCTTTTAAACTGCTTTAGGGTTTGGTTCCAAACTCTAAAGTCTTTCTTAAATTCATCAAATATTAAAGAAAATTTTTGTAAAATTAAAACTTTTCTAGCCATTAAAGCTTTCAAATCCGAATTTCGGTGCTTTGTGGTACTTACCAAATTATTAAGGAAAAAGCAATGTATGCTATTATTAAACACAGCGGAAAGCAGTATAAAGTTAGCGTTGGCGATGAGTTAAAGCTAGATCACTTTGAAGCTGAAAGCAAAGCAAGTATTGAAGTAAGCGAAGTTCTTGCTATCAATGATAAAGAATTAAAGGTAGGTGCGCCTTTCGTAGCAGGTGCAAAAGTTGTTTTGGAAGTGATTAATCACGGAAAAGATAAAAAAGTTGTGATTTATAAAAAAAGACGCAGAAAAGATTCTAAACTTAAACGCGGTTTTAGAAGACAATTCACTCGCGTTGTAGTAAAAGATATCAAAGCTTAAGGAGTAAAGAATGGCACACAAGAAAGGTCAGGGTTCAACTCAAAATAACCGCGATTCTATAGGTCGCCGCCTAGGTGTTAAAAAATTTGGTGGTGAATTTGTTAGAGCAGGAAATATCATCATTCGTCAAAGAGGAACTGCAACTCATGCAGGAAATAATGTAGGTATGGGAAAAGATCACACTATCTTTGCTTTAATTGATGGTTTTGTGAAATTTGAAAGAAAAGACAAAGACAGAAAAAAAGTTTCTGTATATCCTGCATAAGTTTTTAGGGCGTTTTTACGCCTTAGAAACTTTAAATTTATAAATTTAACTTCTTTTTATTCTAATTTAGCTTTATAAATTTAAAATCAAAGGCAATTATAATGTTTATTGATAGTGTTAAGATTACTTTAGCTTCTGGCGATGGCGGCAAGGGTGCGGTGAGTTTTCGTCGTGAAAAGCATGTTCCTCTTGGTGGGCCTGATGGTGGCGATGGAGGAAATGGTGGCGATATCATTTTTGTTTGCGATAACAATACACATACACTTGTAAATTTCAAAGGCAAAAGAGAGCTTCGTGCACAAAATGGTGCAGGTGGAATGGGACGCAACAAAAATGGAAAAAAAGGTGAAAATTTAGAACTTATTGTCCCTGAGGGAACTCAAGTTATCGATGTGCAAACCAATGAAGTTTTATTAGATCTTACAAAAGAGGGACAAAGAGAACTTTTTCTAAAAGGTGGCAAAGGAGGGCTTGGGAATACGCACTTTAAGCACGCCACTAACCAACGCCCTGATTATGCACAGCCAGGTATTAAAGGCGAAAGTCGCTTAGTAAGACTTGAGCTTAAACTTATCGCTGATGTAGGGCTTGTAGGCTTTCCAAATGTGGGAAAATCCACCCTTATAAGTGTAGTTTCAAATGCTAAGCCTGAAATCGCAAATTATGAATTTACCACGCTCACGCCAAAACTAGGGCTTGTAGATGTGGATGAGTATAATTCTTTTGTGATGGCTGATATTCCAGGGATTATCGAAGGTGCAAGTGGGGGCAAAGGCTTAGGACTTGCATTTTTAAAACATATTGAACGCACGAGTTTTTTACTTTTTGTACTAGATCCTATGAGAGAAATGCCCCTAAAAGAGCAATTTATAGTGCTAAGAAATGAGCTTGAGAAATTTTCAAATGAGCTTTTTGGGCGTGAGTTTGGCATAATGGTTTCAAAAAGTGATAGTGTGAATTTGGGTGAAGATTTTGCCGAACAGATTGCTTTAAATATAAAAGATTTAGAAGATTATCTTAAAGAAAACAATAATCCACAAAGTTTTTTAATCAAAGTATCAAGCCTTGAAAAAACAGGGCTTAAAGAGCTTAAATTTATGCTTTTAGAGGAGATTAAAAAATTAAGAGAAAAGCGTGAAAAAAGGTGATAAGATAATCACTTTTTAGATATTTGTTTAAAATTTGATTTATTCATCGCTATATCTAGCTAGTTTTTAGGTATTTACGGTAAAAATATTTTAATATAAAATCAAATTTTTAGTTTTTTAATTTCATTTTCAAGAACACTATAAGGCGTTAAGCCTATGAATTTTTCATCCATTTTACTTTCTTTAAAAAAGCTAAGTACAGGTACTCCATATATTTCTCCAACCGCACCCGAGAGATATTTGGCTGCTTTTTTTTCATAAAACAAAGCCAGATGTGATAAACCCTTTTCATCCGCCCAAGTTTTAGCGTCCTTTGCGTCTTTAGCATCACCTAAAACCACAAAAATATTAAAATCATAATTTTTAGCTAAATCTTGCAAAATAGGAATTTGTTCTTTACAAACCCCGCAATCTTTAGTGAAAAATACTAATGCAAAATTTTGTGTTTGCTTGTCTAGTTTTAAACTTTTTTCAAAACCATTATAAGAAAAATTATAAATTTTATCACTATTTAAAGCTTTGAAATTTTCTCCGCTATCGCAAGCTATAAAAAATAAAGCTACAATTAAAGCAAAGAGATAAGTTTGGATTCGAAAGTTTCCCATGGTTTTTCTCCTAAAATTCTTTCTTTTATAATCCCATCTTTAAGTATGATGGTGGTTGGAGTTGCAAATACAGCGTAGCGATCATTGGTGATTTTAAGATCATCGGTTAAAACTTTGATATTTTTAAAATTTAATTGTTCGGCCAAAACCTGAACGACTTCAACTTTATCTACGGAATTTATAGCATAAACGCTGATTTTATTTGGGTGTTCTTGCATAAATTTATCCAAAGAAGGTAGCTCTTGTAGACAAGAAGGACATCCATTTTGAAAAAAAACTAAGACTTTTATATTGCTTTTATCATCAGCTAATTTAACAGTCTTTCCTAGGGTGTCTTTAGCTGAAATTTCAGCTCCTATTTGGCCGATTTTACCTTGATCTTGATTTGTATCAAAAGAGCAGGCATTGAGCAAAAAAAGACTTATGAAAAATAAAAATACTTTTTTCATTTTAAAATTCCATGTTGCAAGATAAGGGTGCGATCTGCAAATTTTGCTAATTCGGGATTGTGCGTGATCAAGACTATGGTTTTACCCTCATTTTTTAATTTTTGCAAGGTTTCAAGAACGATTTTTTCATTGGCTTCATCCAAATTCCCTGTAGGCTCGTCAGCAAGTAAAATTTCAGGATTGTTAATCAATGCTCTTGCTATACAAACTCTTTGTTGCTCTCCACCGCTTAGTTGGCTTGGTAAATGGCTAAGGCGATGTGAAAGTCCTACTTTTTCAAGTACAGCTTTTGCATCCTCTTCATCTACGCTAGAATGGTAATATTGCGAAAGCATAACATTTTCTAAGGCGCTAAGATAAGGAATGAGATGAAATTGCTGAAAAATAAGCCCGATTTTTTCTCGGCGTAAAGTGATTTTTTGCTCTTCATTTATTTGTTCTAAATCTTCATTATCTAAAATGTATTTGCCACTGCTTGGATCATCCATAAGAGATAATATATTTAAAAGTGTTGATTTTCCGCTTCCAGAAGGACCCATGATGGCAAGCCATTCTCCTTTGTAAATATTTAAATTTATATTATCCAGTGCTTTTACTTTGCCAAATTCTTTGCATAAATTTTTAATTTGTATAAGTTCTTTCATTGTTCACCTTTCAAATTTTCACAGACATTGATTTTTAATGCTTTTTTTATAGGAAAAAAGGCAGCTAAAAAAGCAAAAAATAAAGAAATAATTAAAGCTATAAATATAGCCTTAAATCTAAAATCTATACTTGCATTAAAAATTAAATATCCAAATATATTTGCTAAAAATATCCCACAAAAAGCTCCTATAATGCTAGCAAAAAGACTAATGATAAAATATTCACAAGCAAAAAGCTTGAAAATTTCACTTTTTTTAGCGCCCAAGGCCAAACGCAAGGCAATTTCTTTTTTACGCGAAAATATAATCGAGCTTAGAGTGGTATTTACGCTTGTTGTGACTATGATTAAGACAACAAGTATGATTAAAAACATTAAAGCTTTTATTTTATCTAAAACTAGACCTTCGCTTAAGGATACTGATGAAATAGGTTTTGCATTAATGTTTTCATTGCTAATATTTTTTGTTTTTGTATTTATCTCATCAAAATTTCCATAAACAACTGCATTAGCATACTGAATGCCAAAAGTGTCACTTAAATTTTGTACTACGCTTAAAGGTGCCAAAACTATGCTGTCTAATTCATCATTGCTTAAGAGTATACCTTTTATCGTAAGCTTGGTAGTTTTGCCATTTTCTGGGTTGTAAATTTGAAGCTCATTGCCTACTTTAAGTCCTAGTTGTTTGGATAAATTAATACCCAAAAAAGCTGAATTTTCATCAAAATCACTTAGAGAAAAGCTCCCTTCTTTAACTTCGATAAAAGGCTTAGTTATCTTTAAGGCTCTAAAATCTGTGCCCAAAACTACTCCACTAGTGCTACCTAAATTTAAAAATGTATACAAAAAAGGAGTTAAGGCTCTGGCTTTTAAATTCTTTTTTGCTTCTTCATAGTCTTGATTTAAGATAAGTTCTTTGTCATTTTTGGGTTCGATGATAACATTTGCTCCATAGGCTTTTAATTCTTTAGAAAGTTTTGTATCAATATCAAAATAAATATTTAAAAAAGCCGAGCAAGTTAGTGCTCCTATAAAAACACTTAAGACAATAATAAAAAGTCTTTGATAAGAAAAAGCAATGCTTTTAAAAAGCTCATTTAAAAAAAACTTATCTACCATAAAGAACTCCTGCGGGAGAAAGATTTGCGATATTTTTTATAGGAAGTAAGCATCCAAGCATGGCTATTAAACCTGCAAATACAAGACTTAAAGGTAAAGCTATAAAAGCAATGTCTATAAAGTATCCAAAAATTCCAAGACTGATAAGTTCTGAAAGTCCTATGCCAAAAATAAATCCAAATATAGCAGAAGCTAAAGCTATGATCAAATTTTCACCTGCAAAAAGTAAGTAAATTTGAAATGTATTTGCTCCAAGTACTTTCAAAAGTCCTATTTCTTTTTTTCTACGATGAATTTCAGAACTCATTAAACTTGATATAGCAATACTTGCAACAATAAGACAAATAATACAAGTAATAGCCATCAAAGACTGAATTTTTTTAACAACCAAGCTTTGTGCATCACTTATGGCATTGAGTGCTTTTGCATCCGCTCCTGGCAAGCCATCGCTAATTTGACTAGCAATTGATCCTACATAAGCTGAGCAATACCATTTATCATATTCTATTTGATCGAGTTTTTCCTCGCCCATTCGGCGTACCTTTTCAGAAAGGGCTGATTCAGGTATAGTAAAAGCTCTTACTTCAGCACTTGCATACAAGCCTTTTTTTTCTAATAATTCTTGAGCTAAATTTAAAGGAGCGATGATTTTGTTTGACATTTTAGGATTGGCGTGGAGTAAAATTCCTACGACTTTTACTTCTTTTGAAATTTTATTCTCTCCTATGAGTTTTATTGTATCATTGATTTTAAGATCGTTATTTTTAGCAAAATCTTCACCTAGCATGATTTCATTGCTATCATCTTTGGCCCATTCTCCTTGTACTTTTAAATAAGGATAAAGACTTTTAATACCTGTGATAAAATCGTCATCATCTTTTATCTCAATCGCTTTTTGAAAATAAGTACCATAAAGGAGTGCTTTTTTTGAAGAATCATTGCTTTTTATTTCTACTTTTCCTTCTAAAAAAGGAGCAAAGGCTGTGATATTGTTTCGCCAATAAATGTCTTTTAGCATATATAAATTTTTTTCTTCTAAATAGTTTTTATTTTTTAAAGGTTCGTAAAGCTCATTGCCTATTTCTATGCTAAGACTTGAGCCTTTAGGTAAAACCAGTATATTAGATCCATAACTTTTAAGTTGCTTAGTTACTTCATCGCCTATACTTAGAGTGATATTTAACATTGTACATAGCAAAAGCGTAGCCAAAAAACAAGTAAGAAAAGCTAGAAATTTTTGAATTTTATTTCTAAAGATAGAATGGGTTATCATTTTAACTAGCATTATTTCTCCTTTGGATTAAAAATAAAGCTTCTGTATCTTCTACATATTTCATAGGATCTTTCTTAAATTCCTCATAGTTTTTTTCATTTGAAAAATAATAAGTTATACCTTTATAGCTGTAAGAAAAAGGTGCTTGAGTGTTAATGATCTTATCTTTTGAAACAGGATCTTGCACTTGTATATCTTTGATTTGACTAAAATAATTAGATCCTGCCACAACATCTTTAACATCTATGGTGATTTTTTCACCATCATAATCATATTTTAATGGGATAGGATTGCAACCCCCTGTTTTTCCTACACTCGGTAGAAAAATTCGTACATTGCACGAAATGCAAATCAACTCCCCTTCTTTTTTAATATAGCCCATATCCCCACAAATAGCACAAGCATCAAAAACAGCTACAGGAGAATCCCTATCTTCTCTTTTATTGATGAGGAAAAATCTTATCACCTTGCCTTGCTCGCTTATATAAGCAAAACGATGAAGTTTGTTATCTCTTAAAAGGGCTACATCAAAGATAAATTTGCCGTTTTTATCAGGCAAAAGCTCTGTAGGCTCATCTATGCTTAAGGGTTTAGAGCTTACCATAAAAAAGTACAAGATGATACAAAAACTTAAAATACAAGAGATAAAAACACTAGAAAAATAGCGATTCACAAGAGTATTTTTTGCTTCATTTTTGCGATAAGCAATATCTAAAATTTGGTTTTTTACAATATTTTTTTTGCGAATTTTTAAGCTTAAAAATCCTAAAAAAATGATGAAAAATAAATAAACATAAATTCCAAAAACACCAAAATAATTACTTTTTCCAACAAAACTTACTAAAAAAGTATGAGTTTCTATGAAAGAATTTCTCATCAGTGTGAGCAATATATTTGCTAAAACCTTATCTCCTTCTATAAAAATAAGGATTAAAAAAAGTGTGAAACTTGCTTTTTTGTTAATATTCTTTTGCCACTTTAAAAAGAAGAAAATTAAAATACAAATTAATAAAGCTAAAGCAATAAAACCCAAAGAAGAAATGGCTTCGCTATCGATTAAAACACCATTAAATATAGGAAAATCTTGAGTTAAATTATAATAATGCAAAGCTATGCAAAAACTCAAAATCCCTAGTAAAATAAAACTCAAAATTTCTATTTTTTGCCAAAAATAAAGCACAAAACTCAAAACTAAACAGACTATAAAAATAAAATTGAAATTAAATATCAAATTCTCAGTTTTTAGAAATTGTGCTGCAATAAAAAAAGCAAAATATCCAAACAAAAAGCCTAAAAAAACAGCTAAAAAGCTTTTAAAAATATATTTTTTATTGGGTGTGATAAAAGCCATTAAAATACTTAAGGGCAAGATGCTAGAAAGAAAATGCACAAAATATATACTCATAATTTACTCTTTAAACATTGTTATTTTGATTTTGAAATAAAAATAAAAATATTTAAACACTCGGAAAATCCGAGTGTAAAATCATTTTGGTGTACCTGTGTATTTGAATTTATAATCAACTTTAAAAGGCTCAAACCATTTACCTACACCTGTTTCTTCATCGACATGGCGTCCAAATCCTTGTTTTTCTGGATTTGAAATATAAAAAGTAAGTTCATAATTGCCTACGCCAAATCCGCCTTTTTTATCCTTTTCCATAGCAATGTTTGCACCATAATGAGGGCCATCATCTGCTACCATAGGCATTAAAGTTCCGCGTTTAATAGCACCTGTGTCTGTATTTTTAAGCTCATAAGCTATGGTTAAATAAGGCATCCAAAAGCCTTCTGGAAAACCGTTTGGATTGTTTTTGAGAGCATGAATGTCTGCTTCTAGGTGAATATCTGCTAAGGACGCAGCCAAATCAATACCCCTTGGTTCCATTTCGATAGGCTGAAGATAAACAGCAGCTATTTCCATGCCGTTTAACTCTTTAGGATCACCGATTGGAACTTCGCCTGCAAATAAATTAGTACTGATAGCTGCAGCTGCAGCAACTACTGATAAAAATTTTTTTATCATGATTTTACTCCTTTTTTTGAAATTTGTTTTGTTAATAAAATGCCAATAATTAGCAAGATTAAAACTATAAATTGAGGGATTAAAGTCTCATAATAAGGATAAATTCCAAGCCATAAAATAGGTTCAAAATTTATAGAGATAAGACTAGGAACGATAAGTTTTCCTTCTATGAGTTCGGCTATGCCTTTGCCTGTAAAGACAAAAATCATATAAAAAATAATATAAGAGCATATATAGAAAAATTGTTTTATAGGGATGCGAATTGCACCTGCTTTTAAAAGAAAATACAAGACAATAAGCACGAAAATTCCAAGCCCAAGCCCACCAAAAATAGCACTTAAATCAGTACTGGTTTTAGCATCAAAAAATAAAGCTTGATAAAAAAGCACGGTTTCAGCACCCTCTCTGTAAACTGCTAAAAAAACTGTAAACCAAAGGGTTTTTGCACTATTGTTTGAAATAGCGTCAATGGCACCTTGTTTGATAAAGCTCACCCATTTTTTATTTTGAGCATTTGAAAGCAGCCAAAAGCCTACATAAAAGAGTAAAAACACAGCTATAAGCATGGTAATACCTTCTATAAGCTCTCTACTTTGTCCCGCATTTTCTTTAAAAAGCCAAGAAACCCCAAAAGCGGTGATGAAGCTTAATATAATACCTGTAAATAAGGCGCTATAAGCGATATTAAGGCGATTTTTATTGCCACTTTGTACAAGATAAGAAACTATAGCTACAACTATAATCAAAGCCTCTAAGCCTTCACGCAAGATAATACCCAAGGCCCATATAAAAAGTGAATAAGGTGAAGAATCTTGAATTTTATCCACGCTATTTACAATCAGTTGTTTTAAGTCATTAAAAGTAGCTTCAAGCTCTTTTTTATCCGCGCTTGCTTTGATAAGAGCTACACTTTTGGAAAATAAACTTTCAATTTTAAGTTTTAAAGCGCTATCTACAGCACCGATTTTATTTTCCATCCCGCTAGCTTCAAAAATATCTAAATAAATTGCTTGTAAATCATCCGCTATAGAAGCGCTAAAGCCCTCGTAATTTTTTAAAATTTCATCTAAGGCAAGTTTGATATCATCGGAAACTTTGGCGTAATCTTTGCCTTTTGTTTCATCATTAAATCCTTCGATTTTTAAATTTGAAAGCTCTGAATTTGGAATTTGTAAAAAGATATCAAAAAGCTGTTCTTCTATCGAATCTAAATCATTTCTCAGGTTTTTTTCATCAATATTTGCGTTGTTGATTTGGCGTATGAGAGTTCGTATGGCTTGTTGGATTTTTTGATCATTACCTGCTTTGGTGAATTTGTTGATTAAAACTTCAACTTTGGTATTGCGATAATCATTAAACAAAGCATCATTTAAAAAATCTTTACTTGCTTGATAATCTTTGTTTTTAAAGGCATTAGCTGCTTGAGAGAATTTAGTAGATATATTATCTAATATAAATTGTAATCTTGCATCCATAGCTGCAGCTGCTTGCAAATCACTACTTACGCTATCATCTATAGTTTCGTTTTGAGTATCAAAAGAGGAGGAATTGGTTTTTGCTAAATCATTCTTATCAATACCCATCATTTGAGCAATCAAAGCTTCCGCTTCTGCTTCACGCTTGGCATTGGCTTGTATGCTTGATTTTTCAGCTGCTGCTTTATCGTAATTTGTATCACTTGCTTCTGCTTTTAAGCGATAGCCATTTTGCAAAATCGGTGCAACTTCATCTAAATCATAATAAAGACTTTCAATTAAAGCATCAATTTGTTCTATAGGCGCTTTATCTTTATACAAGCGACGTAAATTTGTAAATTTTCTTTCCATAGTGATGGCTTTTTTGCCTATATTTCGTCCAATAGGGCCTTCCATATTTTCAAAGTGTTGAAAATAAGCGTCTTCGCTAAGCTTCTTAGCATTTAGATTATCACCTTTTTTATAGCTTTTTATACTCTCTTCTAATATATTTTTAATGGTATTGGCTTCTGCTATATAATCATCAACTCTAGCAAAAGCAGAATTTGCTAGAAAGAACATAGAGAGAAAAAACAAGATTTTAAAAAATTTCATTCATTTCCTTAAAAAATATAAAAAATAATATTTATTATCAATATTAATAGAAGTATAATACGAATTATATTAAATAAAAATAAAAATTATTTTTTGTTAAATTGAAAGGGTTAAGTGTTTAAAGTTTTTTCCGATAATACTTAAGTCTTCATACATAATTATACTTAGGAGGGTGTTATGATTTCAGACGCAACTATGAGTAATGCTAATTTATTGACAGCGGTTAATACTTCAGTATTGAAAAAATCAATGGATACAAATGAAGTATTGATGAATGAGCTTATCAAAGGTATGGAGAGTGCATCAGGGGCTTCTGCTCCGCAAACTTCTAGCTCTAGCGGTTTAGATATTTACGCTTAAGTGTCTTAAATTAGGGTGTATTTTACACCCTAGATAAGGGATATATCTTGCTAAAATAATTATTTTTTTAATATTTTTGGTTATAATTATTCTTTCTAGTATATTGAAATTTATAATCAAGGGGTGTGAATGCAAGCTGTCAAGAAAATAATTTTAAGTGAAACTTTCCCAGGTATTTTACTCATATTTTTTACTCTTTTGGCATTGCTTTTTAAAAATTCTCCTTTAAGTATTATTTATACAGATTTTTTCCATGCTAACTTTACTATAGGGTTTGATCATTTTCAGATTTCTAAATCTTTAGATTTATGGATAAATGATGGTTTGATTGCTATTTTTTTCCTTTGTATCGGACTTGAGCTAAAATATGAAATTTTACGCGGACAACTTAAAAATATAAGATCAGTTTCTTTGCCTATATTTGGAGCTTTAGGAGGGATGATTGTCCCTGCTTTGATTTTTTCGGGCATTAATTATTCTCATGAATTTGCTATGAAAGGTTGGGCTATTCCCACAGCTACAGATATAGCATTTGCAGTAGGTATTTTAATGCTTTTAGGAAACAAAATTCCTTCTAGTCTTAAGTTGTTTTTGCTTTCTTTGGCTATTTTTGATGACTTAGGGGCTATTGTTATCATTGCCTTGTTTTATACAGATCAATTATCTACTTTGGCAATTATTATATGTCTTTTGTGTATTTTTATTTTATTTGTTTTAAACTATTTTCATATTACTCACTTACCTCTTTATGTTTTAGTTGGCGTGATTTTATGGATAGCCATGTTAAAAAGTGGCGTTCATGCGACTTTAGCAGGTGTGATTATAGCTTTATTTATTCCTCTTGATACTAAAAATAAAAAACCCTATCTTCATGAAGTACACAAGGACTTAAATCCTTGGGTGGTGTATTTTATTTTACCTTTGTTCGCTTTTGCAAACGCGGGTGTTGATTTAAGAGGGATGCATTTTGATTCTATTATTTCACCTGTAAGCATGGGAATTATGTTAGGTCTATTTTTAGGAAAACAATTAGGAGTTTTTGGATTTTGCTATTTGGCTATAAAATTAAAACTTGCAAAACTACCTGAGAATATTAAATATAAAAAATTCTATGGAATTTGTATTTTAACAGGTATTGGTTTTACTATGAGTTTGTTTATCGATGGCTTGGCATATAAAAACAGTGATATTTTTGAACATGCAGATAAGCTAGCTATTTTGATAGCAAGTTTTTTAAGTGCTGTTGTTGGATTTGTATATCTTAAAATTGTTAAATGAATAAGGTTTTATTAAAATTAAAAGCTTTAGTATTAAATGAGGCTTTTGGTGGATTTTTACTCATCATTTGCACTATACTTGCTCTACTTGTGCAAAATGGCTCTTTTAGCGAATATTATCGCGAACTTCTTAATTTAGAAGTCGGAGTTAGTATAGGTGAGTTTGAACTTAATAAACCTTTTTTGCTTTGGATTAATGACGGTCTTATATCAATCTTTTTCTTTGCTATAGGACTTGAGCTTAAAAAAGAATTTCTACACGGAGAATTTAGAAACCCTAAAAATATAGTTTTACCTTTTATGGCGGCATTAGGCGGTATACTCATACCTGCTTTATTGTTTGTTGTGGTTAATATAGGCGATACTTATACTTTAAAAGGTTGGGCTATCCCTACAGCTACGGATACTGCGTTTGCCTTGGCTATTTTGATGATGTGTGGAAAACATATCCCTTCTAGTCTTAAGTTATTTTTACTTTCTTTGGCTATTTTTGATGATGTGGGTGCGATTTTAATTATTGCAATTTTCTATACAACCAAACTTTCAATATTTGCTTTTATAGTTGCAGGAATTGCTATTTTTATGATGTTGATTTTAAATATTTTAGGTATAACGCGAAAATCTTTTTATTTTATTTGTTCAATCATTCTTTGGGTAAGCGTTTTAAAAAGTGGTGTTCATGCAACTTTAGCTGGAATTATTACAGCATTTTTTATACCTATGCAAACTAAAAATGGAGAAGATTTTTTAGAAGGAATTTATGAAAGTTTGAAATTTTGGATAGTTTTTGTTATTTTGCCTTTGTTTGCTTTTGCAAATGCGGGAGTTAATTTATCAAATATAGACTTAAATGCCATTTTTTCAGGTGTTAGTATAGGTATTTTCTTGGGTTTATTTGTAGGCAAACAATTGGGGGTTTTTTTATTTTCATATCTTGCGATTAAATTTAGATTAGCAAGTTTACCTCAAAATGCAAATTTTAAGCAACTTTATGGGGTTTGTATTTTAACAGGTATTGGTTTTACAATGAGTTTGTTTATCGATGGCTTGGCATATGAAGTCAGCGATATTTTTAACTATGCGGATAATCTTGCTATTTTAGTTGCTTCGTTTTGTTCTGGAATTTGGGGTTTTATTTATCTTAAATTTTTTGCTTCACACTCTTAAGGAAATTTAATGAGATTTGTTTTTTTTGTGCTTATAATTGCTTTTTATATAGGCGGATGTAGCTTACCTCAAAATGTAAATTATACTCGAATAAATCATAATGTCGATAAAGAAGTAAGATTAAGAACTATTGCCAATGAGTGGAAAAAAACCCCTTATGTTTTAGGTGGGACGACAAAAAGGGGAGCTGATTGTTCG
It contains:
- a CDS encoding Na+/H+ antiporter NhaA type translates to MNKVLLKLKALVLNEAFGGFLLIICTILALLVQNGSFSEYYRELLNLEVGVSIGEFELNKPFLLWINDGLISIFFFAIGLELKKEFLHGEFRNPKNIVLPFMAALGGILIPALLFVVVNIGDTYTLKGWAIPTATDTAFALAILMMCGKHIPSSLKLFLLSLAIFDDVGAILIIAIFYTTKLSIFAFIVAGIAIFMMLILNILGITRKSFYFICSIILWVSVLKSGVHATLAGIITAFFIPMQTKNGEDFLEGIYESLKFWIVFVILPLFAFANAGVNLSNIDLNAIFSGVSIGIFLGLFVGKQLGVFLFSYLAIKFRLASLPQNANFKQLYGVCILTGIGFTMSLFIDGLAYEVSDIFNYADNLAILVASFCSGIWGFIYLKFFASHS